One window of Marinomonas primoryensis genomic DNA carries:
- a CDS encoding sulfite exporter TauE/SafE family protein produces MENLIWWQYALIGAIFIWSGFVRSGLGFGGAVLALPFLLLVKNDPLLFLPIISVHLLVFSSWIAWQGAKKTKQQAILAAERGEAPKEEQGNIAWGYLKKALGIMIVPKLIGVFGLLTLPGNIVTGVIFIIVSIFAVSYILNKPFYTNNKFLDTIFLMLGGYVSGTSLIGAPLIVSVFATKVPRHQLRDTLFVLWFILVMIKMVSFLIAGIDLQLIHQLWLLPCALLGHVFGQKLYNRIQKAETPVFFQFVGWALLIVCGFGLYSTFML; encoded by the coding sequence ATGGAAAACTTAATCTGGTGGCAATATGCCTTAATTGGCGCCATTTTTATTTGGAGCGGTTTTGTCCGCAGTGGCTTAGGATTTGGCGGTGCCGTACTCGCTTTACCATTCCTATTACTAGTGAAAAACGACCCATTATTATTCTTACCGATCATTTCCGTGCATTTACTCGTATTTTCGAGCTGGATTGCTTGGCAAGGAGCGAAAAAGACCAAACAGCAAGCCATCCTCGCAGCAGAGCGAGGTGAAGCGCCGAAAGAAGAGCAGGGCAACATTGCATGGGGTTACTTGAAAAAAGCCCTCGGCATCATGATTGTGCCCAAACTGATTGGCGTATTTGGTTTATTAACCTTACCGGGCAACATCGTCACCGGCGTGATTTTTATCATCGTCTCCATATTCGCTGTGTCTTATATTCTCAATAAACCGTTTTACACCAACAACAAATTCCTCGACACCATCTTCCTTATGCTCGGCGGCTACGTCAGCGGCACCTCCTTAATCGGCGCGCCGCTCATCGTCTCCGTCTTCGCCACCAAAGTACCGCGTCACCAACTTCGCGATACCTTGTTTGTGCTCTGGTTCATTCTCGTAATGATCAAAATGGTGTCTTTCCTCATCGCTGGCATCGACCTACAACTTATTCATCAGCTTTGGTTATTACCATGCGCTTTACTGGGCCATGTGTTTGGGCAAAAGCTCTACAACCGCATTCAAAAAGCCGAAACACCCGTCTTCTTCCAATTCGTCGGCTGGGCGCTCCTCATCGTTTGCGGGTTTGGTTTGTATTCGACGTTCATGCTTTGA
- a CDS encoding DUF2798 domain-containing protein: MKHRFIFALLMSFTLTLIMSAWITYLNIGLDPEFLSFWMHAWFLAWPVAGVVAFIAGPFLHKLAQKIVDKM; this comes from the coding sequence GTGAAACACAGATTCATTTTTGCTTTGCTTATGTCCTTTACGCTCACGTTGATCATGTCGGCGTGGATTACCTATTTGAACATCGGCTTAGATCCGGAGTTTTTATCTTTTTGGATGCATGCGTGGTTTCTTGCTTGGCCTGTGGCTGGGGTTGTCGCGTTCATTGCAGGGCCATTTTTGCATAAATTAGCGCAAAAAATTGTTGATAAAATGTAG
- a CDS encoding alanine/glycine:cation symporter family protein, with the protein MAAIIDFLNTIFWSYILIYGLLAVGVYFTLRLGFIQIRRFPEFIRTVLKAPQSDRGGISPFQALCTSLASRVGTGNMTGVAVALFLGGPGAIFWMWVVAVIGMATAYAESTLAQLYKMRDQNGQLRGGPAFYISKGLKAPWAGAVFSLALILAFGLVFNAVQANSIAGAMEGAFGIDTNVTGLVIMALAAIVIFGGIKKIARFAEIVVPFMAVLYLLVALYVIFMNIEEVPAAFALIFKSAFGIEQAAGGVLGAMLNGIKRGLFSNEAGMGSAPNIAAVATPNPHHPSSQGMVQSLGVFIDTILICTATALMILLSGALGNGQTGIALTQTALTTHIGSAGQYFVAVAIFFFAFTSIIGNYSYAENALTYLKWANKPGIFILRILALAMIPWGAYESVAMVFNVADAAMGLMATINLIAIMMLSGTVVKLTKDYFSQLKTHTPVFNSDDYPEVRDDIDLTVWDEKPQK; encoded by the coding sequence ATGGCCGCCATCATAGACTTTTTAAATACGATTTTCTGGAGCTACATCCTCATTTATGGCCTCCTAGCGGTGGGAGTATATTTCACATTGCGTTTAGGCTTTATCCAAATCCGCCGTTTTCCAGAGTTTATCCGCACCGTTCTTAAAGCACCGCAATCAGACCGTGGTGGTATCTCTCCTTTTCAAGCGCTTTGTACGAGCCTTGCCTCCCGAGTTGGAACCGGCAACATGACTGGTGTAGCAGTCGCTTTATTTTTAGGAGGACCTGGTGCGATTTTTTGGATGTGGGTTGTTGCTGTAATTGGCATGGCGACGGCTTACGCAGAAAGCACTCTTGCACAGCTTTATAAAATGCGCGACCAAAATGGCCAGCTTCGTGGCGGCCCTGCGTTTTATATCAGCAAAGGGTTAAAAGCCCCTTGGGCTGGCGCGGTTTTCTCTCTGGCGCTTATTTTAGCCTTTGGCTTAGTCTTCAATGCGGTGCAAGCAAATTCAATTGCGGGGGCTATGGAAGGCGCGTTTGGGATTGATACCAACGTAACAGGTTTGGTGATCATGGCATTGGCAGCGATTGTGATCTTCGGCGGTATCAAGAAAATTGCACGCTTTGCCGAAATCGTCGTGCCATTTATGGCCGTGCTGTATCTTTTGGTCGCGTTATACGTGATTTTCATGAATATCGAAGAAGTTCCTGCTGCGTTCGCGTTAATATTTAAAAGCGCATTTGGTATCGAACAAGCCGCTGGCGGTGTGTTAGGTGCGATGCTTAACGGCATTAAACGCGGTTTGTTCTCGAACGAAGCCGGCATGGGCTCGGCGCCAAACATCGCTGCCGTGGCCACACCCAACCCTCACCATCCATCATCACAGGGTATGGTTCAATCATTGGGTGTGTTCATTGACACCATTCTAATTTGTACCGCAACCGCCTTGATGATTCTACTTTCTGGTGCGTTAGGGAACGGTCAAACAGGTATCGCCTTGACTCAAACCGCATTGACAACACACATCGGCAGCGCAGGGCAGTATTTTGTTGCGGTTGCTATTTTCTTCTTCGCGTTCACCTCCATCATAGGTAACTACAGTTACGCAGAAAATGCACTGACGTACCTTAAATGGGCAAACAAACCGGGGATTTTCATTCTGCGTATTTTGGCACTCGCAATGATTCCATGGGGCGCATACGAAAGCGTGGCAATGGTATTTAATGTTGCCGACGCAGCAATGGGCTTAATGGCGACCATTAACCTGATTGCGATCATGATGTTGTCTGGAACCGTGGTGAAGTTAACAAAAGACTATTTTTCTCAACTTAAAACCCATACACCGGTTTTCAACTCAGACGACTACCCAGAAGTACGAGATGACATTGATCTAACCGTTTGGGACGAAAAACCTCAGAAATAG
- a CDS encoding pyridoxamine 5'-phosphate oxidase family protein, with protein MSDSLETALSKVKRGPNRAQYDKETAFNIMDASLMCHVGQTKDGQVFVTPTCHWRDGDYFYWHAHSKARNVKGPIDEPEKVCINISQLDGLVMARSAMHHSVNYRSVTLFGIPELIDDKEEKVRQFKLFLDKVSPGRWETLRPVNDIEIKATGLVRIKIEEASIKMRAEPPIDDPEDNDWPVWAGVIPLDKKWAEAEQDPIQTKDFALPTNPNAC; from the coding sequence ATGAGCGATTCTCTCGAAACAGCGTTAAGTAAAGTGAAGCGTGGGCCAAACCGCGCTCAATACGACAAAGAAACCGCGTTTAATATTATGGATGCTTCATTAATGTGTCATGTTGGTCAAACGAAAGACGGACAAGTCTTTGTCACGCCAACGTGCCATTGGCGCGATGGCGACTACTTCTACTGGCACGCTCATTCCAAAGCGCGTAACGTCAAAGGCCCAATCGACGAACCAGAAAAGGTGTGCATCAATATTTCCCAATTGGATGGTTTGGTCATGGCGCGCTCAGCGATGCACCATTCGGTCAACTATCGCTCCGTAACTTTATTTGGTATTCCAGAACTGATTGATGATAAAGAAGAAAAGGTTCGTCAATTTAAACTATTTTTAGACAAAGTTAGCCCCGGCCGCTGGGAGACATTACGACCCGTCAATGACATAGAGATAAAAGCCACAGGCTTAGTACGAATCAAAATAGAAGAAGCGTCAATCAAGATGCGAGCAGAACCACCGATTGATGATCCAGAAGACAACGATTGGCCTGTTTGGGCTGGCGTCATTCCGTTAGACAAAAAATGGGCGGAGGCAGAGCAAGATCCGATTCAAACAAAAGATTTCGCCTTACCAACCAATCCAAACGCCTGCTGA
- a CDS encoding PLP-dependent aminotransferase family protein — protein MKHAIASLRFSLDESGAPYYQQLMRQIQQGVVSGELSVGDKLPSSRFLAGSLGVSRSTTSRAYDQLIAEGILTSEEKRGVFVAALPMVSNRLKRMQGSSVPSTQKHLGTLAFDSGVDVSVFPTKEWAASMRRSWLNPDLTVLQGGYLTGYPDLKEAIVDYLYRVRGLECVAEQVIVTAGARDSLLLLQHAITLLARSETDSDDSVGAQTIKWWTEEPTYPPIREAIRSHEQTGALLIDEEGPCLPASDTVSNVAVMTPNRQYPLGVSISSVRRQRWIQAMQMTNARWWLIEDDYDNEFVYQGRSNVPFMQTVSVHDQAKDRVFFVGSFSKVLFRGLRLGFIVAPVVHVPVLQQSQRELGSSASLPIQPAVADFMLQGHFDRHLNRMRRHYRLKRDALLILLEAHLARWFDWKKPRGGMHVLIEIKPEFVSLIRTEAVLDQRIAHDIAKNDILLSTLSEHFAHKQYHDGRFGFVLGFSGPSEEKMKKIIIALEKWFTEILDNV, from the coding sequence ATGAAGCATGCGATTGCTAGTTTACGTTTTTCATTGGATGAAAGCGGAGCACCCTATTACCAACAACTGATGAGGCAAATTCAGCAGGGCGTGGTATCGGGAGAATTGTCTGTGGGTGACAAACTGCCCTCTTCTCGTTTTTTGGCTGGATCGTTAGGCGTGTCACGGAGTACCACATCACGGGCTTATGACCAGTTAATTGCAGAAGGCATTTTAACCAGTGAAGAAAAGCGCGGAGTGTTCGTTGCGGCGTTGCCGATGGTGAGTAATCGCTTGAAGAGAATGCAGGGTTCTTCTGTTCCATCTACTCAGAAGCACTTGGGAACGTTGGCATTTGATTCGGGTGTTGATGTGTCCGTGTTTCCAACCAAGGAGTGGGCAGCAAGCATGCGGCGAAGTTGGTTAAATCCAGACTTAACCGTGTTGCAAGGTGGTTATTTGACCGGATACCCAGACTTAAAAGAAGCCATTGTTGACTATTTGTATCGCGTTCGTGGTCTTGAGTGTGTGGCTGAGCAAGTGATTGTGACGGCGGGCGCTCGTGATTCATTGCTGCTCCTGCAACATGCAATCACGCTATTGGCTCGTTCAGAGACGGATTCAGATGATAGCGTAGGAGCTCAAACTATTAAGTGGTGGACGGAAGAACCCACTTATCCGCCCATCCGCGAGGCCATTCGTTCGCATGAACAAACCGGAGCGCTGCTTATTGACGAAGAAGGTCCGTGCCTGCCCGCGAGTGACACTGTTTCGAATGTGGCGGTAATGACACCAAATCGACAATACCCACTTGGTGTGAGCATCAGCTCAGTTCGTCGTCAGCGGTGGATTCAAGCGATGCAAATGACGAATGCACGCTGGTGGTTGATCGAAGACGATTATGATAATGAGTTTGTGTATCAAGGTCGGAGTAATGTGCCATTTATGCAAACAGTGAGTGTTCATGATCAGGCTAAAGATCGGGTTTTCTTTGTGGGCAGCTTCTCAAAAGTGCTGTTTCGCGGCTTAAGGTTGGGGTTTATTGTCGCACCAGTGGTACATGTGCCGGTCTTACAGCAAAGCCAACGAGAGTTAGGGTCATCCGCGTCTTTGCCCATACAGCCAGCGGTGGCGGATTTTATGCTGCAAGGGCATTTCGACCGCCATTTGAATCGTATGCGTCGGCATTATCGGCTCAAGCGTGATGCGCTGTTAATTTTATTAGAGGCGCATTTAGCGAGGTGGTTTGATTGGAAAAAACCACGCGGCGGTATGCATGTCTTGATTGAAATTAAACCCGAATTTGTTTCTTTGATTCGCACAGAGGCTGTTTTAGATCAGAGGATTGCCCACGACATTGCCAAGAACGATATTCTTCTTTCTACCTTGTCTGAGCATTTTGCTCACAAACAGTATCATGACGGTCGATTTGGCTTTGTGTTGGGTTTTAGTGGACCATCGGAAGAAAAAATGAAAAAAATAATTATCGCACTAGAAAAGTGGTTTACCGAGATATTAGACAATGTGTAA
- the cyoA gene encoding ubiquinol oxidase subunit II, which translates to MILLLTRILSKVALAVMVGLLAGCQGGVLDPKGQVGIEEKQLIIVATLLMLLVVIPVIFMTLYFAWKYREGRDEIYEPKWSHSTKIETIVWAIPIVIVIILGVITWKSTHALDPYKPLKSDKDHINVQVVSMNWKWLFIYPDLGIASVNELRFPANVPVAFQISSEGTMNSFFIPQLGSQIYSMAGMVTKLHLIANEPGTFDGISANYSGAGFTGMKFDAIATPTEADFDAWVEGVKAGTHDVINNGILDQTSYEKLAEFDLDAHHHEPTPVQYYNSIEPSIFMDNVTKFMKDHGQVELLKGTSFEPKMIHDDSSHGEMNHSDMNHDESQDSSHDMHTEVEK; encoded by the coding sequence ATGATTCTCTTGTTAACTCGTATCCTAAGTAAAGTCGCTTTGGCGGTAATGGTGGGCTTGCTCGCCGGTTGTCAGGGTGGTGTGCTCGATCCTAAAGGGCAAGTTGGTATTGAAGAAAAGCAACTTATTATTGTTGCTACTTTGTTGATGCTTCTTGTTGTGATTCCTGTCATCTTCATGACACTTTATTTCGCTTGGAAATATCGTGAAGGTCGTGACGAAATCTACGAACCAAAATGGTCGCACTCCACAAAAATTGAAACTATTGTTTGGGCTATTCCAATTGTCATCGTCATTATTCTTGGCGTGATTACATGGAAATCTACCCATGCATTGGATCCTTATAAACCTTTGAAATCGGATAAAGATCACATCAATGTTCAGGTCGTTTCGATGAACTGGAAGTGGTTGTTTATCTATCCGGACCTTGGTATTGCTTCTGTGAACGAGCTTAGATTCCCAGCAAACGTTCCTGTTGCTTTCCAAATTTCATCTGAAGGCACGATGAACTCTTTCTTCATTCCGCAGCTGGGTAGTCAAATTTACTCGATGGCAGGCATGGTGACTAAGCTTCATTTGATTGCTAATGAACCAGGTACATTTGACGGTATTTCCGCAAACTATAGCGGTGCCGGATTTACTGGTATGAAGTTCGATGCGATCGCTACTCCAACAGAAGCTGATTTTGATGCTTGGGTTGAAGGTGTTAAGGCTGGAACTCATGATGTCATCAACAATGGCATATTGGATCAAACGTCCTACGAGAAGCTTGCTGAATTTGATCTAGATGCACATCATCATGAACCAACTCCAGTTCAGTATTACAACTCAATTGAACCAAGCATTTTCATGGACAACGTTACGAAGTTTATGAAAGATCATGGTCAAGTTGAATTGCTGAAAGGAACTTCTTTTGAACCTAAAATGATTCACGACGATTCAAGTCATGGTGAAATGAATCATAGTGATATGAATCATGACGAGTCTCAAGACTCATCGCATGATATGCATACGGAGGTTGAAAAATAA